In a genomic window of Candidatus Thiothrix sulfatifontis:
- the gspK gene encoding type II secretion system minor pseudopilin GspK: protein MHPNQRPAPKPHRQQRGIAILSVLVIAVLVVTLAAAVFVRQSRAVRQTDNFQSLERAWQYVLMMEQYAGLQLQLDAKDNKYDALTDRWAQQLPTQTLNEDSGAVVKFTGKLEDLQARFNLNNLINQEGEQNGAAFEQLKTFVKDAGLPPGFADAIADWLDSNTQPQGLEGAERDYYMSGEIAYLAADMPFADTSEVRLLRLEMQDPDAKNKALNRFLSTVTALPFTHPPVSPNKQTTINPNTASKAVLRAMRLSDSQIASILDKRKLQQAYKSKADFVQEMAFTPGKDDVLLNSFDVTSQYFRLTGEVQISRARVFINSLLLRDAKGSVRVIMRQFDRVNEQPMPTTDDASNTLTNTE from the coding sequence ATGCACCCAAACCAACGCCCAGCCCCTAAGCCCCATCGCCAGCAACGCGGGATCGCCATCCTCTCGGTTTTGGTGATTGCGGTATTGGTCGTCACCTTAGCCGCCGCCGTGTTTGTGCGGCAAAGCCGCGCCGTGCGCCAAACCGACAATTTCCAATCGCTGGAACGCGCTTGGCAATACGTGCTCATGATGGAACAATACGCAGGCTTGCAATTGCAACTGGATGCCAAAGACAATAAATACGACGCCCTCACCGACCGTTGGGCGCAACAATTACCCACCCAAACCCTGAACGAAGACAGCGGCGCTGTCGTCAAATTCACCGGCAAACTGGAAGACCTGCAAGCGCGTTTCAACCTCAATAACCTAATTAATCAAGAAGGTGAACAAAATGGTGCGGCATTTGAGCAACTCAAGACATTTGTGAAGGATGCGGGATTACCCCCCGGTTTCGCCGACGCGATTGCTGATTGGTTGGATAGCAATACCCAGCCACAAGGCTTGGAAGGTGCCGAACGCGATTATTATATGTCGGGGGAAATTGCTTATCTCGCCGCCGATATGCCATTTGCCGATACCAGCGAAGTACGCCTGCTACGGCTGGAGATGCAAGACCCGGACGCAAAAAACAAAGCGCTCAACCGCTTTCTGAGCACTGTCACCGCGCTACCATTTACACATCCCCCCGTTAGTCCAAATAAACAAACCACCATCAACCCCAACACTGCCAGCAAAGCAGTGTTACGCGCCATGCGACTGAGTGATAGCCAAATTGCCAGCATTCTCGACAAACGCAAACTCCAACAAGCCTACAAGAGCAAAGCCGATTTTGTGCAGGAAATGGCCTTCACCCCCGGTAAAGATGATGTACTGCTGAACAGCTTTGACGTGACCTCGCAATATTTTCGCCTGACGGGGGAAGTGCAAATCAGCCGCGCACGGGTTTTCATCAATAGTCTGTTATTGCGTGACGCGAAGGGGAGTGTTCGTGTCATAATGCGCCAATTCGACCGGGTCAACGAACAACCAATGCCAACCACTGACGATGCTAGTAATACGCTTACAAACACCGAATGA
- the glnK gene encoding P-II family nitrogen regulator: MKMVTAIIKPFKLDDVRDALGNIGIKGITVTEVKGFGRQKGHTELYRGAEYVVDFLPKIKLEAAVADSQVDQVIEAITQSANTGKIGDGKIFVTSVEQVIRIRTGENGEEAL, translated from the coding sequence ATGAAAATGGTTACAGCCATTATTAAGCCATTCAAACTCGATGATGTGCGTGATGCATTGGGGAACATTGGCATTAAAGGCATCACAGTGACGGAAGTGAAAGGCTTTGGGCGTCAGAAAGGTCACACTGAGTTGTACCGTGGCGCAGAGTACGTGGTGGATTTTCTGCCTAAAATCAAGCTCGAAGCCGCAGTAGCCGATTCACAAGTGGATCAGGTGATTGAGGCGATTACGCAGTCTGCGAATACCGGCAAAATCGGCGATGGTAAGATTTTTGTCACTTCAGTAGAACAAGTTATCCGCATTCGCACGGGCGAAAACGGCGAAGAAGCTCTGTAA
- a CDS encoding type II secretion system protein M: MKAWWQNLAANERRLLSIGAALIGLTLLWLFVWKPLSAHHQLLQQDLEDAQAAHAEMQRQRAEIFALRGAASNAPTATNGSLHTSVIAALKQFQLDGTDTSSEEKNKNTVTLKLKAKPFDTLAQFLAAMETQYAANTTSMTLKPADKPGTVDAQITLER, from the coding sequence ATGAAAGCTTGGTGGCAAAATCTCGCAGCCAATGAACGCCGCTTACTGAGCATTGGCGCAGCGCTGATCGGCTTAACCCTGTTGTGGCTATTTGTGTGGAAACCGCTCAGCGCCCATCACCAATTGCTGCAACAAGACTTGGAAGACGCACAAGCCGCCCACGCTGAAATGCAACGCCAACGCGCCGAAATCTTCGCCCTGCGCGGTGCAGCCTCTAACGCGCCAACCGCCACCAACGGCAGTTTGCACACCAGCGTGATTGCTGCGCTCAAACAATTTCAACTCGACGGCACCGACACCAGCTCCGAAGAAAAAAACAAAAACACCGTCACCCTCAAATTGAAGGCCAAGCCTTTCGACACCTTGGCACAATTCCTCGCCGCGATGGAAACCCAATACGCCGCCAATACCACCAGTATGACCTTGAAACCGGCAGACAAACCCGGCACGGTTGACGCGCAAATAACGCTGGAACGATGA
- the gspL gene encoding type II secretion system protein GspL, translating into MLVIRLQTPNDTEPAWAVLTNKPADWQHGSWEMLLPAARGQDIVLLIPSREVLLTQTSVNTRNQRQLQQAVPFALEDSIADDLDHQHIVWQTRADSTQVDVAIIRRDRLRVWVNALQMHQLRANSILPDVFALPWEAESLTLWQQGETIWIRTGELSGYASSPAALPLLLDSLTSGKTEALPLRLYSDQTETWAADPRFALLTETQAEQLLPSSLQPALKLNLLNGLQDENRANFREHWQRWRLAASLAAVTALLAVGIYGVESYRLQQQLDAVDAQNVALFSQLFPSVSDVDPRSLKNRLASELVRMKGQNNASGTSSSPLPQLAAVAAAMQTAGGLTVEDIRAQTGTLTVNLQAPNQQAIETLRDTLEKALGNPVELQSSRTADSVKATLTLGGKS; encoded by the coding sequence ATGCTAGTAATACGCTTACAAACACCGAATGACACCGAACCCGCTTGGGCAGTGCTGACCAATAAGCCTGCCGACTGGCAACACGGTTCGTGGGAAATGCTCCTGCCTGCGGCACGGGGTCAGGATATTGTGTTGCTGATTCCCAGCCGCGAAGTGCTCTTGACCCAAACCAGCGTCAACACCCGCAACCAGCGCCAATTGCAGCAAGCCGTGCCGTTCGCGCTCGAAGACAGCATTGCGGATGACCTTGATCACCAGCACATCGTCTGGCAAACCCGTGCGGATTCCACCCAAGTAGACGTGGCGATTATCCGCCGCGACCGCCTGCGGGTATGGGTCAATGCCCTGCAAATGCACCAATTGCGTGCGAATAGTATTTTGCCCGACGTGTTTGCGCTGCCGTGGGAAGCGGAAAGCCTGACACTCTGGCAACAAGGCGAGACGATTTGGATCAGAACCGGCGAACTGTCCGGCTACGCCAGCAGCCCCGCCGCCCTGCCATTATTACTGGACAGCCTAACGTCTGGAAAAACCGAAGCGCTACCGTTGCGCCTGTACAGCGACCAAACCGAAACCTGGGCAGCCGATCCACGCTTTGCCCTGCTCACCGAAACCCAAGCCGAGCAACTGTTGCCCAGCAGCCTGCAACCCGCGCTCAAACTCAATTTGCTGAACGGTTTACAAGACGAAAACCGTGCCAACTTCCGTGAACATTGGCAACGTTGGCGCTTAGCCGCGAGTTTAGCCGCCGTTACCGCGCTGCTCGCCGTCGGCATTTACGGGGTGGAAAGCTACCGCTTGCAACAACAACTCGATGCGGTGGATGCGCAAAATGTCGCACTGTTCAGCCAACTCTTTCCCAGCGTCAGTGACGTGGATCCGCGCAGCCTGAAAAATCGCTTAGCCTCGGAACTGGTGCGGATGAAAGGTCAAAACAACGCCAGCGGCACCAGCAGCAGCCCCTTACCGCAGTTAGCCGCCGTCGCTGCTGCCATGCAAACCGCCGGTGGTTTAACGGTAGAAGACATTCGCGCCCAAACCGGCACGCTCACCGTCAACCTGCAAGCGCCCAACCAGCAAGCCATCGAAACCTTACGCGATACCCTCGAAAAAGCGCTGGGCAACCCGGTAGAACTGCAATCGTCGCGCACCGCTGACAGCGTAAAAGCCACCCTAACCCTAGGAGGCAAATCATGA
- a CDS encoding c-type cytochrome codes for MAHSIPKDPMAKPMLIGGLLLIGTATAVLVSNLFITIGKNSTKGEIDTTAQVAAADANLTPIGKVNAVDKSIVKVARSGEAVYTAVCTSCHTAGTLGAPKIDDTAAWAPRVEKGLDGLMKNAVNGINSMPARGGDPTITDEELTNAIIYITGKAGHDLSAQAKPAAGAAPAVAQAADAAAPAVQVAAAAPAAVPVQAAAPAVQVAAAAPAAVPVQAAAPAAPAAPAAPAAPAAPAAPAAPAAPVAAAAPVQAAAPVAPIQVAAAPAAAIDGEKVYKGICFSCHDVGVAGSPKFGDKAAWAPRIATGAEALYGSAIKGKGAMPAKGGNLVLSDAEIKAAVDYMVANAQ; via the coding sequence GTGGCTCACTCTATACCTAAAGACCCTATGGCTAAACCAATGCTGATTGGTGGTCTTCTTTTGATCGGCACAGCGACGGCGGTGTTGGTTTCCAACTTGTTCATTACTATCGGTAAAAATTCCACTAAAGGTGAAATTGACACTACCGCACAAGTCGCAGCGGCAGATGCCAATTTGACACCCATTGGTAAAGTGAACGCGGTTGATAAGTCTATCGTCAAGGTAGCGCGTTCTGGCGAAGCGGTTTACACAGCAGTTTGTACGTCTTGTCACACCGCTGGCACACTGGGTGCGCCTAAAATTGATGACACCGCAGCATGGGCACCGCGCGTAGAAAAAGGTTTAGACGGTTTGATGAAAAATGCCGTCAACGGCATTAATTCCATGCCAGCCCGTGGCGGTGATCCGACCATTACCGATGAAGAGCTGACCAACGCCATTATCTACATTACTGGTAAAGCAGGGCATGATTTATCTGCGCAAGCTAAGCCAGCAGCGGGTGCAGCACCTGCGGTTGCGCAAGCGGCAGACGCAGCGGCTCCTGCGGTTCAAGTTGCGGCGGCGGCTCCGGCAGCGGTACCTGTGCAAGCGGCAGCTCCGGCGGTTCAAGTTGCGGCGGCGGCTCCGGCAGCGGTACCTGTGCAAGCGGCAGCTCCGGCGGCTCCGGCGGCTCCGGCGGCTCCGGCGGCTCCGGCGGCTCCGGCGGCTCCGGCGGCTCCGGCGGCTCCGGTTGCGGCGGCAGCACCTGTGCAAGCGGCGGCTCCGGTTGCGCCGATTCAAGTTGCGGCGGCGCCTGCTGCGGCTATTGATGGTGAGAAGGTTTACAAAGGCATTTGTTTTTCTTGCCATGACGTGGGCGTTGCCGGTTCGCCCAAATTTGGTGATAAAGCGGCGTGGGCACCGCGCATAGCCACGGGTGCTGAAGCACTGTACGGCAGCGCTATTAAGGGCAAGGGCGCAATGCCTGCCAAAGGCGGCAACCTAGTGCTTTCTGACGCTGAAATCAAAGCAGCCGTGGATTACATGGTCGCTAACGCTCAGTGA
- a CDS encoding type II secretion system protein N codes for MKTRTLILAGTVSFLLTSLTQLPAKLVLAQLPADLPVQLQGIYGTLWAGGASSLSAQGVQINNLQWELQTRALLKGQLAADLRGSLAQGGDIDGLCSINLAGTLNCAPLNLSNLPAQVVSPYLQNLMIPPLSGTFHANLNSVAWDQQTLPQLSGHGEWREAGVQMLPQRYGNYTAIISSGENDAQQISLASAPEAAFGLNGTITLEPSGQYQTQLDIKPGNSIEEGTKQFLTSFIVPPQADGTYQIREQGQLPNF; via the coding sequence ATGAAAACACGCACCCTCATTCTCGCAGGCACGGTCAGTTTCCTGCTAACTTCCTTGACACAATTACCCGCCAAACTGGTATTGGCGCAATTGCCCGCTGACTTGCCGGTGCAATTGCAAGGCATCTACGGCACGCTGTGGGCAGGCGGCGCAAGCAGCTTGAGTGCGCAAGGCGTGCAGATCAACAACCTGCAATGGGAGCTGCAAACCCGTGCCTTGCTGAAGGGTCAACTCGCGGCAGATTTACGCGGCAGCTTGGCACAAGGTGGCGACATCGACGGCTTGTGCAGCATTAACCTCGCGGGTACATTGAATTGCGCCCCGTTGAACCTGAGCAACCTGCCCGCACAAGTGGTTTCGCCCTATTTACAAAACCTGATGATTCCCCCGTTAAGCGGCACGTTTCACGCCAATCTCAACAGCGTGGCGTGGGATCAGCAAACCCTACCGCAACTCAGCGGTCACGGCGAATGGCGCGAAGCCGGGGTGCAAATGCTGCCGCAACGTTACGGCAATTACACCGCGATTATTAGCAGCGGCGAAAATGACGCGCAGCAAATCAGTCTTGCCTCTGCACCAGAAGCAGCCTTCGGTTTGAATGGCACGATTACGTTGGAACCCAGCGGACAGTACCAAACCCAATTAGACATTAAACCGGGCAACAGCATTGAGGAGGGCACCAAGCAATTCCTCACCAGCTTTATCGTGCCACCGCAAGCCGATGGCACTTACCAAATCCGTGAACAAGGGCAGTTGCCCAACTTTTAA
- a CDS encoding transglycosylase SLT domain-containing protein gives MSRLLLTLMCCALSSTPPALAESPENPPMQRQLFQQTYSDLQAGNPDTFAALPAAMRQYPLYPWLEYTDLKQRLDTLPDATVLDFIRRNPDSLMADALNIQLAKRLAAKQDWQTLLATIPATLDDTDTQCYRTQALAAVGQKDAALELGKKTWMSISKSLSDACIPVTDLLRRHVMLSTNDYWERIRAALDKNQTTLATQLAAALPPEAQMAVNTWIQIRETPAEALPVAMQQPDNAYLRDAIAFGLERLAKKESQQAEALWQTARQTLKFTPEESAKVESALGIQQALRHDPAALKRLAAIPAAQRTQDANLWLARTAARQGEWKTLLDATQHLQFEHERDAAGWHYWQARALEQTGKKAKATTLYTQIAPQATFYGFLAADRLGQTYTSLKTPAVDRSQRVAGLQKVAAIQRAFEWFALGNREQGRKEWFRALKQMDKEGALAAADLAIRSNDHNLAIWTVARAKEWDETHLRFPVVHTDLVMAQARNQGIQPAWVMGVIRRESAFDATVESSAKALGLMQLIPPTAKAVGTKLGLNIKGRDDILPPATNIQLGSAYLREMLGKFSGNYAQATAAYNAGPGRPPQWTPQQLINADQWIESIPFTETREYVQAVMGYTTIYDEKLNPGKGRRLSERLQPIAPHAPKPTPSP, from the coding sequence ATGAGCCGACTGCTTCTCACGTTGATGTGTTGCGCGTTATCCAGCACCCCGCCCGCCCTAGCGGAGTCGCCGGAAAACCCACCGATGCAGCGCCAATTATTTCAGCAAACTTACAGCGACCTGCAAGCCGGAAATCCTGACACGTTTGCCGCACTTCCCGCTGCGATGCGCCAATACCCGCTTTACCCTTGGCTGGAATACACCGATCTTAAGCAGCGCCTCGACACCTTGCCCGATGCCACGGTACTGGATTTTATCCGCCGCAATCCTGATTCGCTGATGGCTGATGCGCTCAATATACAACTCGCCAAACGCCTTGCCGCCAAACAAGACTGGCAAACCCTGCTTGCCACCATCCCCGCCACCTTGGATGACACCGACACCCAATGCTACCGCACCCAAGCACTCGCTGCCGTGGGGCAAAAAGACGCCGCACTGGAACTGGGTAAAAAAACTTGGATGAGCATCAGCAAATCGCTTTCAGACGCTTGCATCCCCGTCACCGACTTATTGCGCCGCCACGTTATGCTTTCCACCAACGATTATTGGGAACGTATTCGAGCCGCACTCGACAAAAATCAAACCACGCTTGCGACTCAACTGGCAGCGGCTTTACCACCTGAAGCGCAAATGGCGGTCAATACCTGGATACAAATCCGCGAAACACCCGCCGAAGCGCTCCCCGTCGCCATGCAGCAACCGGATAACGCTTACCTGCGTGATGCGATTGCTTTCGGGCTGGAACGCCTTGCCAAAAAAGAATCCCAGCAAGCCGAAGCCCTCTGGCAAACCGCTCGCCAAACCCTAAAATTTACCCCCGAAGAAAGCGCTAAAGTCGAAAGCGCCTTGGGAATACAACAAGCCCTGCGCCATGACCCCGCCGCCTTGAAACGCCTTGCCGCCATCCCTGCCGCACAGCGCACCCAAGACGCGAATTTGTGGCTGGCACGCACCGCCGCGCGTCAAGGTGAGTGGAAAACCTTGCTGGATGCCACCCAACACCTGCAATTCGAGCACGAACGTGACGCCGCCGGTTGGCACTATTGGCAAGCCCGCGCCCTCGAACAAACCGGCAAAAAAGCCAAAGCCACCACGCTCTACACCCAAATTGCCCCGCAAGCCACGTTTTACGGGTTTTTGGCTGCCGACCGTTTAGGGCAAACCTACACCAGTCTTAAAACTCCAGCCGTTGACCGCAGCCAGCGCGTCGCCGGATTGCAAAAAGTCGCCGCCATCCAACGCGCTTTCGAGTGGTTTGCCCTGGGCAATCGCGAACAAGGCCGCAAAGAATGGTTTCGCGCCCTCAAACAAATGGATAAAGAAGGTGCTCTTGCTGCCGCTGATCTCGCCATCCGCAGCAATGACCACAACCTCGCCATTTGGACAGTTGCCCGCGCCAAAGAATGGGATGAAACCCACCTGCGCTTTCCCGTGGTACACACCGATCTGGTCATGGCGCAAGCCCGCAACCAAGGCATTCAACCCGCTTGGGTCATGGGGGTCATTCGCCGTGAAAGTGCCTTTGATGCCACGGTCGAATCCAGCGCCAAAGCCCTTGGCCTCATGCAACTGATTCCGCCCACGGCAAAAGCGGTCGGTACCAAACTGGGCTTAAACATCAAGGGGCGCGACGATATACTGCCGCCCGCCACCAATATTCAGCTAGGCAGCGCGTATTTACGTGAAATGCTCGGCAAATTCTCCGGCAATTACGCGCAAGCCACCGCCGCCTACAACGCCGGGCCCGGTCGCCCCCCGCAATGGACACCGCAACAACTGATTAATGCCGACCAATGGATCGAAAGCATCCCCTTCACCGAAACCCGCGAATACGTGCAAGCCGTCATGGGCTACACCACAATTTACGATGAAAAACTGAATCCGGGTAAAGGTCGTCGCCTGTCCGAACGTTTACAACCGATAGCACCCCATGCACCCAAACCAACGCCCAGCCCCTAA
- a CDS encoding ABC transporter ATP-binding protein/permease: MKIPSTSHTYSWQELFQRMLTHRKELVIANLVAIFAVLISVPIPLLIPLLVDEVLLGKPGWLVAWMNGLFPTEWHGAVLYISFISVLTVLMRLTALAAGVWQNREFTLISKELTYSIRRRLLAHIQTVEMTEYETLGSGTVSSRLVVDVETIDNFLGISISKSIVAVLTLIGVTMVLLWLHWQLALFILLLNPLVILLTTKLGSYVKDLKKQENSAFELFQQALTETLDTIQQIRASNRASSFFGRVAEHAQQVKQHAGQFAWRSDAASRLSFTVFIAGFDLFRAVSMLMVVFSDLSIGEMFAVFSYLWFMMGPVQEVLAIQYGWYGAKAALQRINTLLEMQPEPAYPHTHNPFAGKTTVSVRAEHITFAYGDKPPVLRDVNLTIRAGQKIALVGASGGGKSTFVQVLLGLYQPQQGQLYFDGVPVTEIGLDVVREHVATVLQQPALFNDTVRANLTLGRQASDDQLWEALRIAQLDDTIREQAQGLETIVGRQGIRLSGGQRQRLAIARMILSNPSVVILDEATSALDTATEQKLHAAMSDFLQGRTTLIVAHRLSAVRQADHIFVFDDGGISEQGSHHELLEQDGLYRKLYG, encoded by the coding sequence ATGAAAATACCTAGCACCTCACACACCTATTCTTGGCAAGAACTGTTTCAGCGGATGCTTACTCACCGCAAAGAACTGGTGATTGCTAACCTCGTGGCGATTTTCGCGGTACTGATCAGCGTACCCATTCCGCTGTTGATTCCGTTATTGGTTGACGAAGTATTGCTCGGCAAACCCGGCTGGCTAGTCGCGTGGATGAATGGCTTATTTCCCACCGAATGGCACGGCGCAGTGCTCTACATTAGTTTCATCAGTGTGTTAACCGTACTGATGCGTTTAACGGCACTGGCAGCAGGCGTTTGGCAAAACCGTGAATTTACCTTGATCAGCAAGGAACTCACTTACAGTATCCGCCGCCGCTTGTTAGCGCACATTCAAACGGTGGAAATGACCGAATACGAAACCCTCGGCAGTGGCACGGTCAGCTCGCGGCTGGTGGTGGATGTGGAAACCATCGACAATTTCCTCGGCATCAGTATCAGCAAGTCGATTGTTGCGGTTCTCACCCTGATTGGGGTAACGATGGTGTTGTTGTGGTTGCATTGGCAATTGGCGTTGTTCATTTTGCTGCTGAACCCGCTGGTCATCTTGCTGACCACCAAGCTGGGTTCTTACGTTAAAGATTTGAAAAAACAGGAAAACAGCGCATTCGAGTTATTCCAGCAAGCCTTGACCGAAACCCTCGATACCATCCAGCAAATCCGTGCCAGCAACCGCGCCAGCAGCTTTTTTGGGCGTGTTGCTGAACATGCGCAACAGGTGAAACAACACGCGGGGCAATTTGCATGGCGCAGCGATGCCGCCAGCCGTTTATCCTTCACGGTATTCATCGCGGGTTTTGATCTGTTTCGTGCGGTCAGCATGTTAATGGTGGTGTTTTCCGATCTCAGTATTGGCGAAATGTTCGCGGTGTTCAGCTATTTGTGGTTCATGATGGGGCCGGTGCAGGAAGTGTTGGCGATTCAATACGGCTGGTACGGCGCAAAAGCCGCGTTGCAGCGCATTAATACCTTGCTGGAAATGCAGCCCGAACCGGCTTACCCGCATACGCACAACCCGTTTGCAGGCAAAACCACGGTCAGCGTGCGGGCGGAACACATCACCTTTGCTTACGGTGACAAGCCGCCGGTATTGCGTGATGTGAATCTGACCATTCGAGCGGGGCAAAAAATCGCGCTGGTGGGTGCCAGCGGTGGCGGTAAATCGACGTTCGTGCAAGTGTTGTTAGGCTTGTATCAGCCGCAGCAGGGGCAATTGTATTTCGACGGTGTACCCGTGACCGAGATTGGTTTGGATGTGGTGCGCGAACACGTTGCCACGGTGTTGCAACAACCTGCGCTTTTCAATGACACGGTACGCGCCAATCTGACCTTGGGGCGGCAAGCGTCGGATGATCAATTGTGGGAAGCCTTACGCATTGCGCAACTGGATGACACCATTCGCGAACAGGCGCAAGGCTTAGAAACGATTGTGGGGCGGCAAGGCATCCGTTTGTCCGGTGGGCAACGCCAGCGGTTGGCGATTGCGCGGATGATTTTATCCAACCCCAGCGTGGTGATTTTGGATGAAGCGACTTCCGCGCTGGATACGGCCACGGAGCAAAAACTCCACGCCGCGATGAGCGATTTCCTGCAAGGGCGCACCACGCTGATTGTGGCACACCGTTTGAGTGCGGTGCGCCAAGCGGATCACATTTTTGTGTTTGATGATGGCGGCATTAGCGAACAGGGCAGTCATCATGAATTGCTGGAACAGGATGGTTTGTACCGGAAACTGTACGGTTAG
- a CDS encoding accessory factor UbiK family protein, whose protein sequence is MQNFGNLDDLAKKLSALLPEPVRHMQEDVEKNMRGLLEGGLQKMNLVTREEFEIQSAVLLRTREKLEVLEKRLAELETQQTQ, encoded by the coding sequence ATGCAAAACTTTGGCAATCTTGACGATTTAGCGAAAAAATTATCAGCACTCCTGCCCGAACCCGTGCGCCACATGCAGGAAGACGTGGAAAAGAACATGCGCGGCCTGCTCGAAGGCGGCCTGCAAAAGATGAATCTGGTCACGCGAGAAGAATTTGAGATTCAATCAGCGGTATTGCTGCGCACCCGCGAGAAGCTGGAAGTGCTGGAAAAGCGGCTCGCTGAGCTCGAAACCCAGCAAACCCAATAG
- a CDS encoding ammonium transporter, giving the protein MRLGLMMLAALLGFSGVAMADEVAAVPVPDKGDTAWMMVSTLLVILMIIPGLALFYGGLVRAKNMLSVLAQVFAIFCVISILWVVYGYSMAFTDGGSLNSFVGGLSKMFLKGVDTAVTVETFSKGVVIHEMMFMVFQLTFAAITVALIVGGFAERIKFSALLVFSVLWFTFSYLPMAHMVWFWGGPSAYDAPAGFLFAKGALDFAGGTVVHINAAMAALVGAIVVGKRVGYGRDPMPPHNLVMTMIGGSLLWVGWFGFNAGSNLEATGTAVLAMLNTIVATAAAALSWMFAEWVLRGKPSLLGAVSGAVSGLVAVTPAAGFAGPMGAIVLGLVTGAACLWGVTGLKHMLGYDDSLDVFGVHGIGGIIGAIGTGILVNPALGGSGVYDYAAGAVAEYSSAQVISQLWGVGVAVVWSGVVSFVLFTLLKMTMGLRVSQDEEREGLDTVSHGERAYS; this is encoded by the coding sequence ATGCGTTTAGGTTTGATGATGTTGGCGGCGTTACTCGGATTTTCCGGTGTGGCAATGGCTGATGAAGTGGCAGCGGTTCCCGTGCCGGATAAAGGGGATACCGCGTGGATGATGGTATCCACCTTGCTGGTTATTTTAATGATTATTCCGGGCTTGGCGCTGTTTTACGGCGGTTTGGTGCGGGCAAAAAACATGTTGTCGGTATTGGCGCAAGTGTTCGCCATTTTCTGCGTGATTTCCATTTTGTGGGTCGTGTACGGCTACAGCATGGCGTTTACCGATGGCGGCAGCTTGAACAGCTTCGTCGGTGGCTTGAGCAAAATGTTCCTCAAAGGTGTGGATACGGCGGTAACAGTCGAGACTTTCAGCAAGGGCGTGGTGATTCATGAAATGATGTTCATGGTATTCCAATTGACCTTCGCGGCGATCACGGTTGCGTTGATCGTGGGCGGTTTTGCAGAACGGATTAAATTCTCTGCGCTGCTGGTGTTCTCGGTATTGTGGTTTACCTTCTCTTACCTGCCAATGGCGCACATGGTGTGGTTCTGGGGCGGCCCTTCCGCGTATGACGCTCCGGCCGGTTTCTTGTTTGCTAAAGGTGCTTTGGACTTCGCGGGTGGTACGGTCGTACACATCAACGCGGCAATGGCAGCATTGGTAGGCGCAATCGTGGTCGGCAAACGGGTTGGTTACGGGCGTGACCCGATGCCACCGCACAACTTGGTCATGACCATGATCGGCGGTTCATTGCTGTGGGTTGGCTGGTTCGGTTTCAACGCGGGTTCTAACTTGGAAGCGACGGGTACGGCGGTATTGGCGATGTTAAACACCATCGTGGCAACGGCGGCGGCGGCGCTGTCTTGGATGTTTGCAGAATGGGTATTGCGCGGTAAGCCATCTTTACTGGGTGCGGTATCCGGTGCGGTGTCTGGCTTGGTTGCCGTAACACCAGCAGCAGGTTTTGCAGGCCCGATGGGTGCTATCGTGCTGGGTCTGGTGACAGGTGCCGCGTGTTTGTGGGGTGTGACCGGCTTGAAACACATGCTGGGTTACGACGATTCACTTGACGTATTCGGGGTTCACGGTATCGGCGGTATTATTGGTGCCATCGGTACGGGCATTCTGGTTAACCCGGCGTTGGGCGGTTCTGGTGTGTACGACTACGCGGCAGGTGCTGTTGCTGAATACAGTAGCGCACAAGTAATCAGCCAATTGTGGGGTGTCGGTGTTGCGGTGGTGTGGTCAGGGGTTGTGAGCTTTGTATTGTTCACCCTGCTCAAAATGACCATGGGTCTGCGGGTTTCTCAAGACGAAGAACGCGAAGGCTTGGATACCGTATCGCACGGCGAACGTGCCTATTCCTAA